GCTACGTCGAGCCGCGGCGCGAGCCGCGCATCGAAGGCGCGGTGACCAACGCGGTCGTCGACGCGCTGCGGCGCGACGATGGCGACGTGCTCGTGTTTTTGCCCGGCGCTGGCGAGATCCGCCGCGTCGAGGCATCGCTCGCCGAACGTGTCGATCGGAGCGTGATCGTAGCGCCGCTGTACGGGATGCTCGAGCGCGACGCGCAAGACCGCGCGCTGTTCCCGGACCGCGGCGGGCGCCGCAAAGTCGTGCTGTCGACGTCGATCGCCGAAACGAGCCTCACGATCGAGGGAATTCGAATCGTCGTCGACAGCGGGCTTTCCCGCGCGCCGCGCTTCTCGCCGCGCACCGGCATGACGCGACTCGAGACGGTACGCGTCTCGAAATCGTCGGCGGACCAGCGGCGCGGACGCGCCGGCCGTACAGCGCCGGGCGTCTGCTACCGGCTCTGGGCCGAGCACGAAACCACGCACCTTCTCGAGCAGTCGCCGCCCGAGATCCTCCACGCCGACTTGTCTCCGCTGGCGTTGGATCTCGCCGTCGCCGGGGTGACCGACCCCTCGGAGCTCGCTTGGCTCGACACGCCGCCGGCCGCTGCCTTCGCGCAGGCGCGCGAGCTCTTGGCCGAGCTCGAGGCGATCGATGCATCCGGCGTCGCGACCGCGCACGGCCGCGCCATGGGAGAGCTCGCGGTGCACCCGCGGCTCGCGCACATGCTGATTCGCGCGACAGAGCTGGGCGCCGCGAAGATCGCCTGCGACATCGCCGCGCTTCTCTCGGAGCGCGACGTCGTTCGCTTTCAGGAAGGCTCGAGTGATTCGGATCTCGCGCGCCGGCTCGATCTCATGCGTGCATCCCGCGACGCGTCGGCCGACGTCGACCGCGACGCTCTTCGGCGAGCGAGGACGGAGTCGGATCGCCTCGCCGAGCGACTGGAGTCCGTCTCAGTCACCGGCCGTCCACCTGTCCACCCGTCCACCCGTCCACCGGATCCGGGCGCGCTGATCGCACTCGCCTACCCCGACCGCGTCGCGAAGCGTCGTTCCGCGACCGGCCCGGGGACACGGGCGCGTTTCGTTTTGCGCAACGGTCGCGGCGCCGAAGTGCGAGAGAGCGATTCGCTCGCCGCGTCGCCGTTCATCGTCGTCGCGCAGTTGGACGACCGGAAGCCCGAAGCGCAGATCTTTCTCGCGGCGGCGGTCGACGAGGATGACGTGCGCCGCTTGTTCGGCGATCAGATCGTGACCGACGAGTCGGTGGACCTCGACGATTCGACGGGCGCCGTCGCCGCTCGGCGTGTCGAGCGACTCGGCGCGATCGTGCTGCGCGAATCTTCGCTCGCCGCGCCGTCGGAGGAGTCGGCGCGCGCGGCGCTCCTCCGGGCGATTCGGCGCCGCGGCGTGTCGGGGTTGCCATGGTCCGACGCCGCGACCCGTCTGCGCCAACGCATGTCGTTCGTCGCGTTTCACGATCGTGAATGGCCCGACGTGTCCGACGACGCGCTCACGGCGCGCCTCGACGAGTGGTTGGCGCCGTCGCTCGCCGGCGTTCGTCGGCTCTCCGCGCTTCAGCAGGTGGATCTCTCCGAAGCGCTCTCGTCGTTGCTCGACTGGCGGCGGCGGCGGGCGCTCGACAACCTCGCTCCGTCGCACGTCGTCGTTCCCACCGGCTCGCGCATTCCCATCGACTACTCGGATCCCGCCGCGCCCAAGGTCGCGGTCCGCTTGCAAGAGGTGTTCGGGCTGACGGAATCGCCCCGGGTGCTGGACGGCCGCGTTCCCGTCACGATGCAGCTTCTTTCGCCGGCGCACCGTCCGGTGCAGACCACGCGCGACCTCGCCGGATTCTGGCGCACGAGTTACTTCGACGTGCGAAAGGATCTACGCGGGCGATATCCCCGTCACGAATGGCCGGAGGATCCGCTCACCGCTGCGCCGACGAAACGCGCGAAGCCGCGGCGCTGAGCGACTCGTTAGAATTGCCAGAACGGCACGCTGCGATCGGCCGGCCGCTTCACGAATTCCAGATCGCGCACGCGGTTGATCGAGAGCGTGAACCCGTTCACCGCGCCCCGTTCGTTGCGCACGACGCGCAGCAGCATCTGGTCGTTGTTCGTGAACAGGTCGGTCGTGAAGGTGACGAACCGCAGGTCGGACTCGTGCGGGCGCCGGAGCAGGAGAATGCCCTCTCGCGGCACGAGCGACACGGCGAGGTCGAGCTCGGGACTGTAGAACTCCCCGGCGAGCTGGGTCAGCTGGTCGTTTCGCTTACGAGCGATCGTCGAGTCGCCCGCCGTCGACGCGGTGCCGACGCTGAACGGGCCCGCCGAGAAATCGATCGCGCGCGTGGCCGCGGCGGCCGCCACCGCGCGCTGCCTGGGGATCAAGCCGAGATGGATCGTCGCCACCTGGTCGACCAGGGTCGTCGGCGCGCCCGACGTGTTGCACAGGGAGATCACGCTCAGACGGCGCGAAGGGATCATGAGCATGGCGCTGCGATAGCCGCCGTACGCCCCGCGATGTGAAAAAGTGCTCATGCCGGCCATGTCGCCCACGGTGAGCGCCAACGCGTACGGAATGGCCTGGCCGTTGTTCAGCCGGCCCGGTTCCTCGAGCTCGGCCACGCCATCCCGACCGCCGACGCGTCCCGATTCGAAATTCGCGTCCCACTTGGCCAGATCTTCGATCGTCGAGTAGACGCCGCCGTCGCCCACGACGTCGAGCTCGGGCTGGCTGATCCGATATCCCGAGGCCGTCGGTTGATAGCCGACCGCGCGATGCGGGATGAGCTGCGTGTGGTCGTCGCGAAACTCGGTGTGCGTCATGCCGAGCGGCTTGAAGATGTGGTCGGCTGCGTAGTCGCGGAGCGACTGGCCCGACGCGCGCTCGACGACCATGGCGAGCAGCGCGTAGCCCGTGTTGCTGTAGAGGAACTCGTCGCCGGGCGTAAAGTTCAGACTTTTCTGACGGCTGACCAAATCGATGAATTGCGACTCGGTGAGGAGGCCGTCGCTCGGCCACCCCGACAATGCGAGAAGTGTGAAGTAGTCGCGTAGCCCGCTCGTGTGGTGCAGCAGCTGGCGCAGCGTGATCGGCGAGCCGAACGAGGGCACCTGCGGCACCCAGCGCCGAACCCAGTCGTCGAGCGACAGACGCCCCTCTTGCGCGAGCAGCACGATGCTCATGGCCGTGAACTGCTTGGAGAGCGAAGCGATGTAGAAGCGCGTGGACGGTGTGATCGGCGTGTCGTGCTCGAGGTCGGCCATGCCGTACCCCTTGGCGAACGCGAGCTGCCCGTCACGCACGACGCCCACGGCGCACCCCGGCGACGATGTCGAGCTGTACGGCGCGAAGATGGAGTCGACCCATCGATTCGCGGAATCGACCGGCGTCAACCGCGCCGCCGGCGCCGACCCTGCCTGCGCACCGGCGGCCGCGCCACCGACGACAAGCGCGACGATCACCCCGACAAAGGTGCGCCGAACCAAGCTCACGGAGGTGCCTCCCATCTCAGCAGCGCTCTTCAATCCTTCCATGGTACGCAAGGGATGTCCAGCAGAGGACTGAAATCCTTGCAAGCCGTAACCGCGCGGACAACCGCGACCTAGGGACTACGCCCGCGAGGGAGTGAAGGATTCGGGGCCGACGAGGCCATCTCGTGAGCGACTGATTCGCGGGCTAAGTTGGGCCGCATGCCGAACGCCGCCGTCGACCAGACGCTCAAGACTACCCCATTCCACGCTCGCACGGCCCCGCTCGTTCGCGCCCAAACGTGGCGTCGATGGGCGGGTTATCAGGTGGCGAGCGCATACGAGCCGCACCCTGATCGCGAGTACGCCGCTGTTCGCAATGCCGCGGCCCTGCTCGATGTGTCGCCGCTGTACAAATACCGAATTGCCGGGCCGGATGCGGCGCGCCTGCTCGATCGCATGGTCACTCGCGATGTCAGCAAGTGTCGCGTCGGCCAGGTGCTCTACACGCCGTGGTGCGACGTCCACGGCAAAGTGATCGACGACGGCACGATAAGCCGCCTCGACGAGCACACGTTCCGACTGACGAGCGCCGAGCCGAACCTGCGTTGGCTATCGATGAATTCCGTCGGGCTCGAGGTCTCCATCGAGGACGTCTCGGAGCGCACCGGCGCGCTTGCGCTGCAAGGTCCATCGTCCCGGACCATTCTCCAACACCTCACACCCGCGGATCTCTCCGCCCTCAAGTATTTCCGTCTCGTGCACACCACTGTCCGCGAGATCCCGGTGACGATCTCGCGGACGGGCTATACCGGCGATCTCGGCTTTGAGCTCTGGGTCGACGCCGATCGCGCCACGGCTCTCTGGGACGCGCTGATCGAAGCTGGCACGCCGTACGGGATCACGCCGGCCGGCATTTGGGCGCTCGATCTCGCGCGCATCGAGGCGGGCCTCGTGATGCTCGACGTCGACTACTACTCGTCGCATCGCGCCGTGATCGAGGACCAGAAATCGTCGCCGTTCGAGCTCAATCTCGCGTGGACCGTGAGCGCCGACAAAGGTCCGTACAACGGCCGCCGCGCGCTACGCGCCGAACACGCGCGTGGACCCGCCTGGGGGTTCGTCGGCCTGGACGTCGACTGGGAGTCTCTCGAAAGGATCTACGCGGAGCGAGGGCTCCCGCCGCACCTGCCGACCGTCGCCTGGCGCACGAGCGCGCCCGTCTACAAGGACGGAAAACAAATCGGCTACGCGACCAGCGGTTGCTGGTCGCCGTTGCTCAAGAAGTATCTCGCGCTAGGCCACCTGGTGGCACCGCATTTTCAGCCCGGCGCCGGCGTGGAGCTCGAGGTTACCGTCGAGCACCGGCGCAAACGCGCACGCGCCGTTGTCCGCAAACTCCCGTTCTTCGATCCGCCGCGGAAGAAGGCATGAGTATGCCCGGTGTCCCAAAACAAGACGCCATCGTCGTCGGCGGCGGGCACAACGGACTGGTGTGCGCCGCCTACCTGGCGCGCGCGGGCCTCAGGACGCTCGTCCTCGAGCGACGGCCTCTCGTCGGGGGCGCGGCCGTCACGGAAGAGGTGTTCCGCGGCTTCAAGTTTTCGGTGTTCTCGTATGTCGTGAGCCTTCTGCGGCCCGAGATCATCCGCGACCTCGACCTGCCGAGTCACGGGCTGCAGATACTGCCGCTCGAGAGTACGGTCACGCCGCTCGACAATGGCGACTACCTCGCGGGGTGGGCCGATCCGGACGAGACGCGTCGCGAGCTCGCGCGGCATTCGCCTCGCGACGCCGAGGCGGCGATCGAGTTCGGGCGGATGATGCACCACATGGCGATGGCCGTGAAGCCGATCCTCGCCATGGTGCCGCCCGACCCGTCGTCGCTGGCGCCGTCGGATTTGCGCGGCCTGCTCAAGCTCGGCGGCCATCTGCGCGCGTTGGGAGCGGAGCGATTTCACGCGCTCTACAAGCTGATGACGATGAGCAGCGCCGATTATCTGGACGAGTGGTACGAGTTCGACGCACTCAAAGCGACAAAGTCCGCCAGCGGCATCATCGGCACCTTTCTCGGCCCCCGGTCGCCGGGTTCGGCGTACGTGCTGCTGCATCACTACATGGGTGAGATCGACGGTGCGTTTCGCGCGTGGGGATTTCAGAAAGGCGGAACCGGCGCGATCAGCGAGGCCATCGCGTCGTCGGCGCGCGCACTCGGCGCCGAGATCCGCACGAACGCGCCGGTCGACCGGGTTCTCGTCCAGGATGGGCGCGTGCGCGGCGTCGTGCTCGAGAACGGCGACGAGATCACCGCGCCGATCGTGGTCTCCGGGCTCGACCCCCGCCGCACGTTCCTGCAGCTGGTCGATCGCAAGGAGTTGCCGGGCGATCTCGTGGAGGAAGTCGAGCGGTACAAGTTCCGCGGCTCCTCGGGCAAGGTGAATCTCGCGTTGAGTGGCTTGCCGGAGTTCACCTGTCTGCCCGGCGTCGGTCCGCACCATCGCGGTGCGTTCTCGATCAGTCCGAGCGTCGAATATCTCGAGCGCGCGTACGACGACGCCAAATACGGGAACTTCTCGCGCAATCCGTATATGGACATCGTGTTTCCGTCGATGATCGATCCCGGCATGGCGCCGCCGGGCAAGCACGTCATGAGCATTTTCGTCCAGTACGCGCCGTACAACGTGACGGGCGGTTGGGACGCCGTGAAGCGTGAGGCGTTCGGCGACGCGGTTGTGAAGACCGTCGCACGGTACGCGCCGAACATCGAATCGCTCATTCTGCACCGACAGGTGCTGACGCCGGCCGACATCGAACGGATCACGGGCCTCTCCGAAGGGAACATCTTCCAAGGCGAGCTCGCGCTGCACCAGCTCTTTTTTCTCCGGCCGGCGGCGCAATCGGCCAAGTATCGAACGCCAATCAAGGGCTACTGGCAGTGCGGGGCCGGAACGCATCCCGGCGGCGGTATCATGGGCGCGTCGGGCCGACTCGCCGCGATGGAGATCGTCTCGTGACCGCCGTTTCCACCTTCGACGCGATCGTCATCGGCGCGGGCTCGAATGGGCTCGTTGCCGCGGCGGCGCTCGGCAGGGCCGGGCGACGCGTGCTCGTTGTCGAGCGGGCGGAGGAGATCGGAGGACAGCGACGAACGTCGGAGTTCGCGCCCGGCTTTCGCGCAGCGCTGTCCGCCGACACGGGCTGGCTTCCGCCGACGGTCGCCCGCGGGCTCGCGCTTCCGCCGATTGATGTGGTGACACCCGGCGTCGGCGCGTCTGTCGCCGGCGATGGCGGCGTGCTTGCCCTTTCCGCCGACCGCGGGTGGGCCGCGGACTCGATTCGCCCATACTCGACACGAGACGCGGAACGGTGGGCCAATTTCACCGAGCGACTCGCAAAGCTCGCTGGTTTTCTCGAGGCGCTCTACCAGCTCCCGCCGCCCGACGTTGACGCGGCGCTGTCATTGGGTGAGCTCGCGCCGCTCCTGTCGCTCGGTCGCAAATTTCGCGCGCTCGGCCGCGCGGACATGCTCGAGCTGTTGCGCGTGCTGCCGATGTCGCTTCAGGATTTGCTCGACGACTGGTTCGAGAGCCCGCTGGTCAAGGCGGCCGTGGCCGCCGGCGGGGTTCGCGACATCCGCCAAGGCCCGCGATCCGGCGGCACGTCGTTCGTGCTCCTGCACCACCTCATCGGCGCGCGAGCGGGCTCGGTTGGCGCGCGGCCGTGGTGGCGTGACGGGCCGGATGCGTTCATCAGCGCGGTCGCCGACGTCGCACGCGGCAACGACGTTGCCGTCCGCACCGGTGCCGGCGCCGCCACGATCGTCGTGCGCGACGACGTCGTCACGGGCGTCGTCCTCGACACCGGCGAGGAGATCTCGGCACCGATCGTCGTTTCGACGGCCGATCCGGTGCTCACGTTGCTCGGCTTGGTCGATCCGGTCTGGCTCGATCCCGAATTTCTCCACGCGGTGCGGAACATCAAGCTCCGCGGATGCACTGCGTTCGTGCGTTTCGCCCTCGACCGCCTGCCCGACGTGTCGGGCTTCGACGATTCAACGTCGGCGCTCACCAGCACGATGAGCTTGACGCCGTCGCTCGATGCGCTCGAGCGCGCGTACGACGCGGCGAAGTACGGCGGCGTTTGCGGCGAGCCGCACATCGAGATCACGGCGCCGACGACGCGCTGGCCGTCGCTCGCTCCCGCCGGACAGCACGTGCTCCTCGCCCGAGTGCACTACGCGCCGTATCAGTTGCGTGATGGTGCGGTGTGGGATGATACGCGTTCGTGCGAGCTCGGCGAGACCGTGATGGGGGCGATCGGCCGCGTCATGCCGGGCTTCGCCGACGCGGTGCTGCATCGAGAGGTCCTCACGCCGCCCGATATCGAGACGCGCTTCGGCGTCACGCACGGCGCGATGACGCACGGCGAGATGACGCTCGATCAAATTTTGTTCATGCGCCCGGTACCCGGTTGGGGACGCTACTCCATGCCCATCGACGGCCTCTATCTGGCCGGATCCGGGGCGCATCCCGGCCCGGGCGTCCTCGGCGGGGCGGGATGGTTGGCGGCGAAACGGATCCTGAGGGGCAAATGACCACGTATCACCGTACGGTCGAAGCGTACAAGCAGGGCGCGCATACGATGCCGCGCGAGTATTACACGTCGCCCGACGTCCTCGTCGAGGAGCGCGAGCGTATTTTCGCGCGCCACTGGAACTGCGTCGGCCGAGCGAGCCGAATCGCGCGGCCGGGTGATTACATCGTGCGCACTGTCGCCGGAGAATCGCTGATCGTCCTTCGCGATCGCGACGGCGAGCTGCGCGCGTTCTTCAACGTCTGCCGGCACCGTGGTACCCAGATCTGCCGCGAAGCGTCGGGTCAGTTCTCCGAGACGATCCAGTGCCCGTACCATGCGTGGACCTATACGACCGATGGACGGCTCATCGGCGCGCCGCATATGCACGAGGTCGAGGGATTCGACAAGCGCGATTTTCCGCTGCACGCGGCGGCCGTGGCTGAATACGGGGGCTTTCTGTTCGTGAACGTCAGCGACGAACCGCAGCCCTTCGACCAATATTTTGCGCCGATGATGCCTCGGCTCTCGCGCTTTGGTCTCTCCGATCTCGAGGTCGGTCACAGCGTACGCTACGAGGTGCAGGCGAACTGGAAGCTCGTCTTCCAGAATTACTCGGAGTGCCTGCACTGTCCGATGATTCACCCTGAGTTGTCGGTCGTCCTGCCGTACCAGAGCGGGGCCAACGATCTGATCGATGGACCGTTCCTCGGCGGATACATGGAAATCAGCGCGCCGCACGAGAGCGCGACACTCAGCGGCCGAGCCTGCGGACGACCGGTGGCTCCCGCGCTGCCCGAGGCCGATCGGCATCGCGCGTTCTACTACACGCTCATGCCCAACCTGATGCTGAGCATCCATCCGGACTACGTGAACTACTATCTGCTCACGCCCGACGGTGTCGATCGGACGATCGTCGAATCGGAGTGGATGTTTTCACCGGAGAACAGGCACGACCCGGACTTCAATCCGGCCGACGCGGTCGCATTTTGGGACGTGACCAACCGGCAGGATTGGGACATCGTCGCCTGGAGTCAAAGGGGAATCGGCTCGCGCCGATACGCGCCCGGTCCATATTCGCCACGCGAGAGCATTCCCGCGGCGTGGGATCGTGAGTACCTGCGGTTGATGACGTAGGGACCGCCGGGTCGCCGGTCCACCGGCTGAAACCCGGGCGAACGGAGTGCGTACGACCTCGGGGGCAGGTCGCGCTCACTCTCGCCGGGACCGACATGCAATCGCTGCTTCGCGACGTCCGCTACGGCCTTCGATCGCTGTTGAAAGCTCCGGGTCTCACCGCCGTCGCCGTCCTCGCGCTGACGCTCGGCATCGGGCTCACGACGACGATGTTCAGCATCGTGTACGGCGCAATGCTCAGAGGGCTGCCGTACGCCGAGGGCGACCGCATCGTCACCCTTCGCCGGGAAAACCCGGCGCGCGGAATCAACCAGTCGGGAATCTCGCTGCTCGATTTCGGCGACTACAAGGCGCAACAGCGGTCGTTCTCCGAGCTTGCGGCCGTGACGTCGGGGACGATCTTCGTGAGCGGCGACGAGAAAGCCGAGCGTTTCGACGGCGCCTGGATAACGTCCAACACGTTGTCGATGACCGGCGTGAAGCCGATTCTTGGACGGCACTTTCGCGCCGGCGAGGATACGCCGCAGGGCGAGAAGGTGGCGATTCTGGCGTACCGCATGTGGCACGACCGCTACGCGTCGGACGCGAACGTCATCGGACGCATCATCCGCGTGAACGGCGTGCCGACGACCGTGGTCGGCGTGATGCCCGAGCGGTTCGAGTTCCCGGAGAACGACCAGATCTGGCTCCCGATGCAAACGGATCCGAACGCGACCGATCGCGAACACAGCCCGCAGTACGAGGTCTTCGCAAAGCTGAAGCCGGGGGTGTCCCTCGATCAGGCAAACGTCGAGGTGGCGACGATCGCCAAGCGGCTTGCGGCCGCCTATCCGCAGGCCGACGAGGGATTCACGACCACCGCGCGAAACTTCATCGACAGCTACATCGGCAAAGAGCCGCGCCAACTGCTCTGGACGATGCTCGCGGCGGTCTTCTTCGTGCTGCTCATCGCGTGCGCCAACGTGGCGAATCTTTTGCTCGACCGCGCGGCGCATCGCACGAAAGAAGTCGGCGTGCGCACCGCGCTCGGCGCTTCGCGCGGCGCCGTCGTCCGCCAGTTCCTGGCCGAGTCGCTGGTGCTGTCGCTGGCGGCCACCGGTTTCGGCGTCGCCGTCGCGTATTTCGGCGTGGACGGATTCAACCGAGCCCTCGCCGCGACGACGCAGGTGCCATCCTTCATCGACATCCGTCTGCATCCGCAGGTCCTGCTGTTCACGATCGGCGTCGCGGCGCTCACGACGCTCGCCGCCGGCGCCATCCCGGCCTATCAATCGTCGCGCGCGGACATCAACGAGATCCTCAAGGACGATTCCCGCGGCGCATCGAGCTTCCGCATCGGCCGCATCAGCAAAGGGCTCGTGATTTTCGAGATCGCGCTGTCGTGCGGGCTGCTCGTCGCCGCGGGCCTCATGATCAAGAGCGTCGCGCAGTTGCGGAATCTCGATCCCGGGTTCACGACGAAGGACGTGCTGACCGCTCGCGTCGGCTTCCCCGCCGCCTACACCGACACGATCGCGCAGTGGCGCTTCTTCGACGACGTGCAGCAAAGAGTCGCGGCGTTGCCGGGCGTCGTCTCCGCCTCGGTGAGCTCGGGACTTCCGGCCACGAGACAGGGCTTTGGAGGCGCGACGTTCGGCCTCGAGGGACAGAGCTACCTCAAAGACAAGGATTATCCGAACGCGCGTTGGTTGTCGGTGACACCCGACTTCTTCAACACGGTGAAGGCGCCGGTCCTCGACGGCCGCGCGTTCACGATCAGCGACCGCCCCGGCGAGCTTCCTGTTGCGATCGTCAATCGCGAGTTCGTCTCGAAGTTCTTCAAGAACCAGAGCCCGATCGGCAAACGCATTCGCATCGGAAACTCGACCAGCAAGCAGCCGTGGCTCACCGTCGTGGGTGTCGTCGGCAACATGTTCACCGGCGACAACGAGCGCCCGATCGTGCCGGCGATCTACCAACCGTTCGCTCAGTCGCGCCAGAATTTCGCCTGGATCTCGCTGCGCACGTCGGGCCCACCGACGTCGCTCGCCCCGTCGCTCCGCCAAACCGTTGCGTCGGTCAACCCGGACATTCCGCTCTATTGGGTGGACACGTACGAGCACCAGATCGCGCAGCAAGTATGGTTCGTCCGCGTGTTCGGGACGATGTTCATGATCTTCGGGTTCGTCGCGCTCTTCCTGGCGTCGGTCGGCCTGTACGCGGTGATGTCGTTCTCGGTGAGCCGCAGAATCCGCGAAGTCGGTATCCGCATGGCCCTCGGCGCGCGCGCGCGCGACGTCGTGCGCATGATCTTCCGCCAAGGCCTCGTCCAGCTCGTCGTCGGCATGTCGCTCGGCCTGCTGTTCGCGACCGGGATGGGCCAGCTGCTCAAGGCCATTCTCTTCCAGGTTCAGCCGCGCGACCCGTCGATCTTCGTGGGTGTCGCGGTCGTGCTGACCCTGGTCGGCTTGATCGCGTGTCTGGTCCCCGCGCTACGCGCGACGCGGGTGGACCCGCTCGTCGCGTTGCGAAGCGAGTAGCACGATGGCGTTGACCGCGCGTGCGACGGTATCTAGCTTGCTTCGCATGGCAAACGGCGCACTGAACCGCAATCGCTCCAATAATCGGAACTCCAACCGGAACTCTGGTTAGGGCGCACTCGGCTGTTCAGTGATCGAGAGGCCCGCCAGAAGTCGACATGGCGGGCCTTTTCGTTGAGGTGGCAGTCTGTGGAAAGATGTGACGTTGGAAGCCTCGGCGAGTCTGGACGATCGACA
Above is a genomic segment from Gemmatimonadaceae bacterium containing:
- the hrpB gene encoding ATP-dependent helicase HrpB; protein product: MALPIEPILPAIRDALGERGCVVVQAPPGAGKTTMVPLALLDAPWLTGQSIVMLEPRRVATRAAAWRLAELRGEEIGETIGYRMRGERRVGRATRVEVVTEGVLTRRLQRDPTLDGVGILIFDEFHERSLDADLGLALALRTRAMLRDDLRIVVMSATLDGESVARLLGDAQIVTSQGRTYAVETRYVEPRREPRIEGAVTNAVVDALRRDDGDVLVFLPGAGEIRRVEASLAERVDRSVIVAPLYGMLERDAQDRALFPDRGGRRKVVLSTSIAETSLTIEGIRIVVDSGLSRAPRFSPRTGMTRLETVRVSKSSADQRRGRAGRTAPGVCYRLWAEHETTHLLEQSPPEILHADLSPLALDLAVAGVTDPSELAWLDTPPAAAFAQARELLAELEAIDASGVATAHGRAMGELAVHPRLAHMLIRATELGAAKIACDIAALLSERDVVRFQEGSSDSDLARRLDLMRASRDASADVDRDALRRARTESDRLAERLESVSVTGRPPVHPSTRPPDPGALIALAYPDRVAKRRSATGPGTRARFVLRNGRGAEVRESDSLAASPFIVVAQLDDRKPEAQIFLAAAVDEDDVRRLFGDQIVTDESVDLDDSTGAVAARRVERLGAIVLRESSLAAPSEESARAALLRAIRRRGVSGLPWSDAATRLRQRMSFVAFHDREWPDVSDDALTARLDEWLAPSLAGVRRLSALQQVDLSEALSSLLDWRRRRALDNLAPSHVVVPTGSRIPIDYSDPAAPKVAVRLQEVFGLTESPRVLDGRVPVTMQLLSPAHRPVQTTRDLAGFWRTSYFDVRKDLRGRYPRHEWPEDPLTAAPTKRAKPRR
- a CDS encoding serine hydrolase domain-containing protein, translated to MSLVRRTFVGVIVALVVGGAAAGAQAGSAPAARLTPVDSANRWVDSIFAPYSSTSSPGCAVGVVRDGQLAFAKGYGMADLEHDTPITPSTRFYIASLSKQFTAMSIVLLAQEGRLSLDDWVRRWVPQVPSFGSPITLRQLLHHTSGLRDYFTLLALSGWPSDGLLTESQFIDLVSRQKSLNFTPGDEFLYSNTGYALLAMVVERASGQSLRDYAADHIFKPLGMTHTEFRDDHTQLIPHRAVGYQPTASGYRISQPELDVVGDGGVYSTIEDLAKWDANFESGRVGGRDGVAELEEPGRLNNGQAIPYALALTVGDMAGMSTFSHRGAYGGYRSAMLMIPSRRLSVISLCNTSGAPTTLVDQVATIHLGLIPRQRAVAAAAATRAIDFSAGPFSVGTASTAGDSTIARKRNDQLTQLAGEFYSPELDLAVSLVPREGILLLRRPHESDLRFVTFTTDLFTNNDQMLLRVVRNERGAVNGFTLSINRVRDLEFVKRPADRSVPFWQF
- a CDS encoding aminomethyltransferase family protein encodes the protein MPNAAVDQTLKTTPFHARTAPLVRAQTWRRWAGYQVASAYEPHPDREYAAVRNAAALLDVSPLYKYRIAGPDAARLLDRMVTRDVSKCRVGQVLYTPWCDVHGKVIDDGTISRLDEHTFRLTSAEPNLRWLSMNSVGLEVSIEDVSERTGALALQGPSSRTILQHLTPADLSALKYFRLVHTTVREIPVTISRTGYTGDLGFELWVDADRATALWDALIEAGTPYGITPAGIWALDLARIEAGLVMLDVDYYSSHRAVIEDQKSSPFELNLAWTVSADKGPYNGRRALRAEHARGPAWGFVGLDVDWESLERIYAERGLPPHLPTVAWRTSAPVYKDGKQIGYATSGCWSPLLKKYLALGHLVAPHFQPGAGVELEVTVEHRRKRARAVVRKLPFFDPPRKKA
- a CDS encoding NAD(P)/FAD-dependent oxidoreductase; translation: MSMPGVPKQDAIVVGGGHNGLVCAAYLARAGLRTLVLERRPLVGGAAVTEEVFRGFKFSVFSYVVSLLRPEIIRDLDLPSHGLQILPLESTVTPLDNGDYLAGWADPDETRRELARHSPRDAEAAIEFGRMMHHMAMAVKPILAMVPPDPSSLAPSDLRGLLKLGGHLRALGAERFHALYKLMTMSSADYLDEWYEFDALKATKSASGIIGTFLGPRSPGSAYVLLHHYMGEIDGAFRAWGFQKGGTGAISEAIASSARALGAEIRTNAPVDRVLVQDGRVRGVVLENGDEITAPIVVSGLDPRRTFLQLVDRKELPGDLVEEVERYKFRGSSGKVNLALSGLPEFTCLPGVGPHHRGAFSISPSVEYLERAYDDAKYGNFSRNPYMDIVFPSMIDPGMAPPGKHVMSIFVQYAPYNVTGGWDAVKREAFGDAVVKTVARYAPNIESLILHRQVLTPADIERITGLSEGNIFQGELALHQLFFLRPAAQSAKYRTPIKGYWQCGAGTHPGGGIMGASGRLAAMEIVS
- a CDS encoding NAD(P)/FAD-dependent oxidoreductase translates to MTAVSTFDAIVIGAGSNGLVAAAALGRAGRRVLVVERAEEIGGQRRTSEFAPGFRAALSADTGWLPPTVARGLALPPIDVVTPGVGASVAGDGGVLALSADRGWAADSIRPYSTRDAERWANFTERLAKLAGFLEALYQLPPPDVDAALSLGELAPLLSLGRKFRALGRADMLELLRVLPMSLQDLLDDWFESPLVKAAVAAGGVRDIRQGPRSGGTSFVLLHHLIGARAGSVGARPWWRDGPDAFISAVADVARGNDVAVRTGAGAATIVVRDDVVTGVVLDTGEEISAPIVVSTADPVLTLLGLVDPVWLDPEFLHAVRNIKLRGCTAFVRFALDRLPDVSGFDDSTSALTSTMSLTPSLDALERAYDAAKYGGVCGEPHIEITAPTTRWPSLAPAGQHVLLARVHYAPYQLRDGAVWDDTRSCELGETVMGAIGRVMPGFADAVLHREVLTPPDIETRFGVTHGAMTHGEMTLDQILFMRPVPGWGRYSMPIDGLYLAGSGAHPGPGVLGGAGWLAAKRILRGK
- a CDS encoding aromatic ring-hydroxylating dioxygenase subunit alpha, with the translated sequence MTTYHRTVEAYKQGAHTMPREYYTSPDVLVEERERIFARHWNCVGRASRIARPGDYIVRTVAGESLIVLRDRDGELRAFFNVCRHRGTQICREASGQFSETIQCPYHAWTYTTDGRLIGAPHMHEVEGFDKRDFPLHAAAVAEYGGFLFVNVSDEPQPFDQYFAPMMPRLSRFGLSDLEVGHSVRYEVQANWKLVFQNYSECLHCPMIHPELSVVLPYQSGANDLIDGPFLGGYMEISAPHESATLSGRACGRPVAPALPEADRHRAFYYTLMPNLMLSIHPDYVNYYLLTPDGVDRTIVESEWMFSPENRHDPDFNPADAVAFWDVTNRQDWDIVAWSQRGIGSRRYAPGPYSPRESIPAAWDREYLRLMT